From the Ammospiza caudacuta isolate bAmmCau1 chromosome 26, bAmmCau1.pri, whole genome shotgun sequence genome, one window contains:
- the PLPBP gene encoding pyridoxal phosphate homeostasis protein has protein sequence MWRAGMAAGDGLGPALRAVTEQVQQAAARRPQGLPAVQPRLVAVSKTKPAEMVMEAYSHGQRSFGENYVQELLEKASDSRILSSCPDIKWHFIGHLQKNNVNKLIAVPNLFMLETVDSVKLADRVNSSWQKKGSPQRLKVMVQVNTSGEDSKHGLAPGDTTAAVEHVINKCPSLEFVGLMTIGSIGHDLSKGPNPDFQVLLSLRQEVCEKLNLPLDKVELSMGMSTDFQHAIEVGSTNVRIGSTIFGERDYSNKTTGGKAPAGGGGQTEAVTVQGH, from the exons ATGTGGAGAGCGGGCATGGCCGCCGGGGACGGGCTGGGCCCGGCGCTCCGCGCCGTCACCGAGCAGGTGCAGCAagcggcggcgcggcggccgcAG GGGCTCCCGGCCGTGCAGCCGCGGCTCGTGGCCGtcagcaaaaccaaaccagcagaGATGGTGATGGAAGCCTACAGCCACGGGCAGCGCAGCTTCGGGGAGAACTAC gttcaggagctgctggaaaaggCATCAGACTCCAGG ATTCTCTCATCCTGCCCAGACATCAAGTGGCATTTCATTGGCCACCTGCAGAAGAACAATGTCAACAAGCTGATTG CTGTCCCAAACCTGTTCATGCTGGAAACAGTGGATTCTGTGAAGCTGGCAGACAGAGTGAACAGCTCGTGGCAGAAAAAAGGCTCACCCCAGAGGCTGAAGGTCATGGTGCAAGTTAACACCAGCGGGGAGGACA GCAAGCATGGCCTtgcccctggggacaccacggCTGCTGTGGAGCATGTCATCAACAAGTGCCCCAGCCTGGAGTTTGTGGGGCTGATGACCATTGGCAGCATCGGCCATGACCTCAGTAAGGGGCCAAATCCTGACTTCCAG gtgctgctgtccctcaggCAGGAGGTGTGTGAGAAGCTGAACCTGCCCCTGGACAAGGTGGAGCTCAGCATGGGCATGTCCACAGACTTCCAGCACGCA ATAGAGGTTGGATCCACCAACGTCAGGATCGGGAGCACCATTTTTGGAGAGAGGGATTATTCCAACAAAACCACTGGAGGCAAGGCTCCTGCAGGGGGTGGAGGCCAAACAGAGgctgtgacagtgcagggccACTAA